CGCTGGCGAACGACTGGAAGTCCGACCTGTTCCGCATCGCGATGTACGTGCAGGAGCAGGGCTACGAGACCAACCCGAGCGGGTTCACCAACCGCGTGAACAGCCTGGTCGACATGGCCGAGGCGCGCGGGATGTACGCGATGATCGACTTCCACATCCTCACGCCGGGTGACCCGAACTTCAACCTGCAGCACGCGAAGACGTTCTTCGCCTCCGTGGCCGCCCGCAACGCCAACAAGAAGAACGTGATCTACGAGATCGCGAACGAGCCCAACGGCGTGAGTCTGTCACCCGTCTGCATCAACGCCCGCTACCGAGCGCAACAACATATTGGGCCATGCACAT
This region of Saccharothrix longispora genomic DNA includes:
- a CDS encoding cellulase family glycosylhydrolase, whose protein sequence is MSTHGIQWFDKCYNNDSLNALANDWKSDLFRIAMYVQEQGYETNPSGFTNRVNSLVDMAEARGMYAMIDFHILTPGDPNFNLQHAKTFFASVAARNANKKNVIYEIANEPNGVSLSPVCINARYRAQQHIGPCTCMSHLHGHPPGAVTSDQAHLN